One Streptococcus sp. S1 DNA window includes the following coding sequences:
- the rsmG gene encoding 16S rRNA (guanine(527)-N(7))-methyltransferase RsmG, producing the protein MKPEEFYVRLADLGFPLTDRQKEQYERYFELLVEWNEKINLTAITEKDEVYLKHFYDSIAPILQGLIENQPIRLLDIGAGAGFPSLPMKILFPELDVTIIDSLNKRINFLHLLAEELGLNGVHFYHGRAEDFAQDKAFRAQFDIVTARAVARMQVLSELTIPYLKVGGRLLALKASNAPEELEEAKNALNLLFSKVEDNLQYELPNGDPRYITLVEKKKETPNKYPRKAGMPNKRPL; encoded by the coding sequence ATGAAACCAGAAGAATTTTATGTCCGTTTAGCCGATCTCGGCTTCCCATTAACTGATCGCCAAAAAGAGCAATACGAACGGTATTTTGAGCTCCTCGTGGAATGGAATGAAAAGATTAATCTCACCGCCATCACCGAAAAAGACGAAGTCTATCTCAAGCATTTTTATGATTCGATCGCACCCATTTTACAGGGCCTGATCGAAAACCAACCCATCCGTCTCCTGGATATCGGAGCTGGCGCTGGCTTTCCCAGCCTACCCATGAAGATCCTTTTCCCTGAGCTGGATGTGACCATCATTGATTCCCTTAATAAGCGGATCAATTTTCTCCACTTGCTGGCTGAAGAGTTGGGCTTAAATGGGGTTCATTTCTACCATGGACGAGCTGAAGACTTTGCACAAGACAAGGCCTTTCGTGCCCAATTTGATATCGTAACTGCCCGCGCTGTTGCCCGCATGCAGGTCCTCTCTGAACTGACCATCCCTTACCTGAAAGTAGGAGGACGGCTTCTTGCTCTCAAGGCCAGCAATGCTCCAGAAGAGTTGGAAGAAGCCAAAAATGCCCTCAACCTGCTATTTAGCAAGGTTGAAGACAATCTACAGTATGAATTGCCAAACGGGGATCCACGCTATATCACTCTTGTAGAAAAGAAAAAAGAAACCCCCAATAAATACCCAAGAAAAGCAGGTATGCCCAATAAGCGGCCATTGTAG
- a CDS encoding nucleoside phosphorylase, translating into MLLEEFDANRQAIINPQDLHQPIEGFPKVVISCFSRVTFARLLENYDHEVIARTSMANFEVLVYGITIGDQQIGAFNAPVGAASCVGIIEDLIQFGMEKLVLFGTCGVLDRDIEATSIIIPTAALRDEGTSYHYLPASDEVEVSKKTLPLFQAFLDSHKVSYQSGKVWTTDAPYRETIDKMKRRKEAGAICVDMECSAVAALAAYRGFELCHFFYAADHLSEEKWDIRTLSSHEDLDSKDRIAELAIQFALFWEKAN; encoded by the coding sequence ATGCTGTTAGAAGAATTTGATGCCAATCGACAGGCGATTATCAATCCACAAGACTTACACCAACCAATTGAAGGATTTCCCAAAGTAGTCATCTCTTGCTTTTCAAGAGTAACTTTTGCGCGCCTCCTTGAGAATTATGACCATGAGGTCATTGCAAGAACCTCCATGGCTAATTTTGAAGTCTTGGTCTATGGGATCACTATCGGAGACCAACAGATTGGTGCCTTTAATGCACCAGTTGGGGCTGCTTCTTGTGTGGGGATTATAGAGGACCTGATTCAATTTGGGATGGAAAAACTCGTTCTTTTTGGGACTTGTGGGGTTTTAGATCGAGATATCGAAGCAACATCCATCATCATTCCAACAGCTGCTCTTCGCGACGAGGGGACCAGTTACCACTATCTTCCAGCTAGTGATGAAGTGGAAGTAAGCAAGAAAACCCTTCCTCTCTTCCAAGCCTTTCTGGACAGCCACAAGGTTTCCTATCAGTCAGGAAAAGTGTGGACGACAGATGCACCCTACCGGGAAACCATCGACAAGATGAAGCGACGAAAGGAAGCGGGAGCCATCTGTGTGGATATGGAATGTTCGGCAGTGGCAGCCTTAGCAGCTTATAGGGGCTTTGAGCTCTGCCATTTCTTCTACGCAGCAGACCACCTCTCGGAAGAAAAATGGGATATCCGAACCTTATCTAGTCATGAGGATTTAGATAGCAAGGATCGAATCGCGGAGTTAGCCATCCAATTTGCGCTCTTTTGGGAAAAGGCAAACTAA
- a CDS encoding DUF6773 family protein encodes MKQKKEPIVKDERTMLLDGKIAGELVLGTTFFIAVSAFVKASILDLDLVAYLPEMFLLVAMGTYALLRRISSGIDIRDMLEKDSWLSRLGSGLFFAVLVTAMDVIGKREATSFILSPKYLVKILLEILVFAILTDLLEKPLAFINRKKQEKIEAELEDEE; translated from the coding sequence ATGAAACAAAAGAAAGAACCAATTGTAAAAGATGAACGGACCATGCTACTTGATGGAAAAATTGCAGGAGAACTTGTCCTTGGGACGACCTTTTTTATAGCCGTATCCGCCTTTGTGAAAGCAAGTATCCTGGACTTAGACCTAGTAGCCTATCTACCTGAGATGTTCCTTCTGGTTGCCATGGGGACTTATGCTCTGCTAAGAAGAATCAGTTCAGGGATTGATATCCGAGATATGTTAGAGAAAGATAGCTGGTTGAGTCGCCTTGGGTCAGGCCTATTCTTTGCTGTGCTTGTGACAGCTATGGATGTGATTGGAAAGCGAGAAGCAACGAGCTTTATACTCAGTCCCAAGTATCTGGTCAAAATTTTATTAGAAATTCTCGTCTTTGCGATCCTGACAGACCTGCTTGAAAAACCACTTGCTTTTATCAATCGGAAAAAACAAGAGAAGATAGAGGCAGAGTTAGAGGATGAAGAATAA
- a CDS encoding carbohydrate kinase family protein, which translates to MTAALVIGSTVCDVMIYLDRLPSREGDAHIDHQQWSVGGCAFNVVNILHFLSQPYQFVSPVGSGIYGDFIRRELKQLGISSSISLEGANGCCYCFVESDGERTFLSDHGVEYSFQAEWLKEIETDRFDYIYLCGLEVEEPTGLALVQSISQLEGQVIFAPGPRGLLIPKERLEAIYDLHPILHVNEAEALAFSGCREIQPAIEHLYQRTGQLVIVTLGENGAVAYDGNWYEADGFPTEVVDTVGAGDSHVGDFISARLEGLDIAQALSFANKVSSQIVASKGVHLTKEQQEALRTELKQK; encoded by the coding sequence ATGACAGCTGCGTTAGTTATTGGTTCTACAGTTTGTGATGTGATGATTTACTTGGATCGTTTGCCAAGTCGTGAAGGAGATGCCCATATTGATCACCAGCAATGGTCTGTGGGAGGTTGTGCCTTTAATGTCGTTAATATCCTTCATTTTTTGTCGCAACCCTACCAGTTTGTCTCGCCAGTCGGTTCGGGAATATATGGTGATTTTATTCGGAGAGAGCTGAAACAATTAGGGATTTCCTCTAGCATCTCATTAGAAGGGGCCAATGGTTGCTGTTACTGCTTTGTAGAGTCTGATGGTGAGAGGACCTTCTTATCGGACCACGGAGTGGAGTATAGCTTTCAAGCAGAGTGGCTAAAAGAGATCGAGACAGATCGGTTTGATTACATCTACTTGTGTGGCCTTGAAGTCGAGGAGCCAACCGGTCTTGCATTGGTCCAGTCTATTTCGCAACTAGAAGGCCAGGTGATTTTCGCACCTGGGCCACGCGGACTCTTGATTCCAAAGGAACGACTGGAAGCAATTTATGATCTGCATCCAATTCTCCATGTTAATGAGGCTGAAGCACTGGCTTTTTCAGGGTGCAGAGAGATCCAGCCAGCCATCGAACACTTGTACCAGAGAACGGGACAATTAGTCATTGTCACCTTGGGTGAAAACGGAGCGGTTGCCTATGATGGCAACTGGTATGAGGCAGACGGTTTTCCAACAGAAGTCGTCGATACAGTAGGCGCTGGAGATAGCCATGTAGGAGACTTTATATCCGCTCGTCTAGAAGGCTTAGACATCGCGCAAGCCTTAAGCTTTGCCAACAAAGTCTCTAGCCAGATTGTTGCAAGTAAGGGCGTTCATCTGACAAAAGAGCAGCAAGAAGCCCTGCGAACAGAATTGAAACAAAAATAA
- a CDS encoding DUF6773 family protein, with protein sequence MRLQLLNKQIIDEREEGLAHKAGAETAGFLFLALTVFSVGSIFTSKVGLSPIMVVALLIVSGLYYSVRCQRLGVKFISYSYLNVTGIVAVTSILSLFIWAQNFQLNQAVYQSNPFHSKFLLVLPITFLLNLPIVWGVNTLVMLLAKVEKKRYEAYLDQMEKEE encoded by the coding sequence ATGAGATTACAATTGCTGAACAAACAAATCATAGATGAACGAGAAGAAGGCTTAGCTCATAAGGCTGGTGCTGAAACAGCTGGTTTTCTTTTCCTTGCCTTAACTGTTTTTAGTGTAGGATCCATTTTTACATCTAAGGTAGGGCTCAGTCCAATCATGGTGGTAGCCTTACTCATCGTCTCAGGATTGTATTATTCGGTTCGTTGTCAACGATTGGGTGTGAAATTTATCAGTTATAGTTATCTAAATGTGACGGGAATTGTAGCAGTAACCTCTATTCTCTCCTTGTTCATCTGGGCTCAAAATTTTCAATTAAACCAAGCTGTTTATCAGTCCAATCCTTTTCATTCAAAATTCTTACTAGTACTTCCTATTACCTTCTTACTGAATCTTCCAATTGTATGGGGAGTGAATACCCTTGTGATGCTTCTTGCAAAAGTTGAGAAAAAACGCTATGAAGCCTATCTGGATCAGATGGAAAAGGAAGAGTAG
- a CDS encoding MptD family putative ECF transporter S component, translating to MNRINVNQIKQVGAFVFLYFLAIGLGVLVGNLVDHQGNMFYAPAFSALFGGTIYRYYLEKIKGVGSIFIVGCVIGSFFLFSRHGAGAFFPSLIAGSFAEMVASSGRFRSNLRNALSFVIFAFATTGPILMMWFYPASYRMSLLDRGKSIDYVNRVMVSPDLATITWFIFTVLLGAGIGWGLSNILQPLLIKRRGN from the coding sequence ATGAATAGAATAAATGTGAATCAAATAAAACAAGTTGGAGCCTTCGTCTTCCTCTATTTTCTTGCGATTGGACTGGGGGTCTTAGTTGGAAATCTGGTCGATCATCAAGGAAATATGTTTTATGCTCCTGCCTTTTCAGCCTTGTTTGGCGGGACTATCTACCGCTATTATCTAGAAAAAATAAAAGGAGTTGGATCTATCTTTATAGTTGGCTGCGTGATCGGATCCTTCTTCCTCTTTTCGCGTCACGGGGCAGGAGCCTTTTTTCCATCCTTGATCGCCGGAAGTTTTGCGGAAATGGTCGCCTCAAGTGGTCGTTTTCGCTCGAATTTACGAAATGCTTTGTCTTTTGTCATTTTTGCCTTTGCGACGACAGGGCCCATTCTTATGATGTGGTTCTATCCAGCCAGTTACCGCATGTCTTTACTGGATCGTGGCAAATCGATAGACTATGTCAATCGGGTGATGGTATCACCAGATCTAGCGACCATCACTTGGTTTATCTTCACGGTCTTACTAGGTGCTGGTATAGGATGGGGATTATCTAACATCCTACAGCCATTACTAATAAAAAGAAGAGGAAACTAA
- a CDS encoding DUF4299 family protein — MSIVFSIKNKKSLFGYQKVLAAQEVLKLVEGLTTYNYDPATLHRPLNDFEGLNCIVFGKSGLPLQLRYFDEEESYQIQVPSFAIEEDWQLALRWISRLGEVLGTEIVASDGMSYTPDSIFHFDYEVVILETLGNVTKEKDIKEFEVQGFAHPVYLDRDTVQEVLNHVHPLEAYSAFIKKIQYSAAYFSQVRFYQQEETGAFLASFSLTEDTDTVLPSVPHVPAEYVEIVGLAGIIDWRVLLVAIDGDPDKPENYHPIGSLALKNLLAALEPDEFQLLDASQIEIKKLSKERLLELAQLENK; from the coding sequence ATGAGTATCGTGTTTTCAATCAAAAATAAAAAGAGCTTATTTGGCTATCAGAAAGTACTCGCAGCACAGGAAGTTCTTAAATTAGTGGAGGGGTTAACAACCTACAACTATGATCCTGCCACCCTTCATCGTCCCTTAAATGATTTTGAAGGCTTGAACTGTATCGTATTTGGCAAGAGCGGTCTTCCTCTGCAGTTACGCTATTTTGATGAGGAAGAGTCTTATCAGATTCAGGTGCCCTCTTTTGCGATAGAAGAAGATTGGCAGTTGGCCCTTCGATGGATCAGTCGCCTAGGAGAAGTATTAGGAACGGAGATTGTGGCTAGTGACGGCATGAGCTATACTCCAGATTCTATTTTCCATTTTGATTATGAAGTCGTTATCCTAGAAACGCTGGGTAATGTGACGAAAGAAAAAGATATAAAAGAGTTTGAAGTACAAGGCTTCGCTCATCCAGTCTATTTGGATCGGGATACAGTACAGGAAGTATTGAACCATGTCCATCCACTAGAAGCCTACTCTGCCTTTATCAAGAAGATTCAATATAGTGCAGCTTATTTCAGTCAAGTCCGTTTTTATCAACAGGAGGAGACAGGAGCCTTCTTAGCCAGCTTTAGCTTGACAGAAGATACGGATACGGTCTTGCCAAGCGTGCCACATGTTCCTGCAGAATATGTAGAAATTGTGGGCTTAGCGGGTATCATTGATTGGCGAGTTCTATTGGTTGCGATCGATGGAGATCCGGATAAGCCAGAAAATTACCATCCAATCGGTTCTCTTGCACTGAAGAATCTATTAGCAGCGCTAGAGCCAGATGAATTCCAGCTGCTAGATGCTAGTCAAATTGAAATCAAAAAATTGTCCAAAGAACGGTTGCTAGAATTAGCGCAATTGGAAAACAAGTAA
- a CDS encoding helix-turn-helix transcriptional regulator, which produces MAKNLKLKMARVEHDMTQGDLADAIGVTRQTIGLIEAGKYNPTLSLCLAICKTLDKTLDQLFWE; this is translated from the coding sequence GTGGCGAAAAATCTCAAATTAAAAATGGCCCGGGTCGAGCATGATATGACCCAGGGGGATCTTGCAGATGCCATTGGAGTGACGCGCCAGACCATCGGTCTGATTGAGGCGGGAAAGTATAACCCAACCCTCAGTCTCTGCCTTGCCATCTGTAAGACCTTGGATAAGACGCTAGATCAACTGTTCTGGGAGTAA
- a CDS encoding SDR family oxidoreductase: MSETILVTGASAGFGQAICRRLVADGYRVIGSARRIDKLQALQEELGEAFYPLQMDVTDLSQVDRELASLPKAWERVDVLVNNAGLALGLAPAYEAEVADWLTMIQTNIVGLTYLTRKILPQMVERNDGYIINLGSTAGTVPYPGANVYGASKAFVKQFSLNLRADLAGKKIRVSNIEPGLCEGTEFSSVRFKGDEKRVEALYRDAHAIQPEDIANTVAWLIQQPKHVNVNRIEIMPVSQTFGPQPVYRD, from the coding sequence ATGTCAGAAACGATTTTAGTAACAGGAGCTTCAGCTGGCTTTGGTCAAGCGATTTGCCGTCGCTTAGTAGCAGATGGATACCGTGTGATCGGGTCAGCTAGACGCATCGATAAATTACAGGCCCTTCAAGAAGAGTTGGGAGAAGCCTTTTATCCCCTGCAAATGGATGTGACGGATCTTTCTCAGGTAGATCGCGAACTTGCCAGTTTGCCCAAAGCTTGGGAGAGAGTGGATGTTTTGGTCAATAATGCTGGCTTGGCTCTAGGCCTCGCCCCAGCTTATGAAGCAGAGGTCGCAGACTGGCTGACCATGATTCAGACCAATATTGTCGGTTTGACCTATCTGACAAGGAAAATCTTGCCCCAGATGGTGGAACGAAATGATGGCTATATTATCAATTTGGGCTCTACAGCAGGAACTGTGCCTTATCCAGGGGCCAATGTTTACGGGGCATCCAAGGCTTTTGTCAAGCAATTCTCCCTCAATCTTCGGGCGGATCTAGCTGGCAAGAAGATTCGTGTCAGCAATATTGAACCCGGTCTTTGCGAAGGAACGGAGTTCTCTTCTGTTCGCTTTAAAGGAGACGAAAAACGGGTAGAGGCCCTCTATCGAGATGCCCATGCCATTCAGCCTGAAGACATTGCCAACACTGTAGCTTGGTTGATCCAACAGCCCAAGCATGTCAATGTCAATCGGATTGAAATCATGCCGGTTTCCCAAACCTTTGGCCCACAACCCGTTTATCGTGATTAA
- the trhO gene encoding oxygen-dependent tRNA uridine(34) hydroxylase TrhO, which yields MAKPIRVLLYYKYVPIENAEQFVADHLAFCKSIGLKGRILVADEGINGTVSGDYETTQKYMDYVHSLPGMEDLWFKIDEEEEQAFKKMFVRYKKEIVHLGLEDDNFDNDINPLETTGAYLSPKEFKEALLDEDTVVLDTRNDYEYDLGHFRGAIRPDIRNFRELPQWVRDNKEKFMDKRVVVYCTGGVRCEKFSGWMVREGYKDVGQLHGGIATYGKDPEVQGELWDGKMYVFDERIAVDVNHVDPSVVGKDWFDGTPCERYVNCGNPFCNRRILTSEENEDKYLRGCSHECRVHPRNRYVEEHNLSQAEVRERLAVIGETLDGAPA from the coding sequence ATGGCAAAACCTATTCGTGTATTACTTTACTATAAATATGTTCCCATCGAAAACGCAGAACAATTTGTGGCTGATCACTTGGCCTTCTGTAAATCAATCGGCCTTAAAGGTCGTATCCTAGTCGCTGACGAAGGGATCAACGGAACTGTTTCTGGTGACTACGAAACAACGCAAAAATACATGGACTACGTTCACAGCCTTCCAGGGATGGAAGACCTCTGGTTCAAGATCGATGAGGAAGAAGAGCAAGCTTTCAAGAAGATGTTTGTACGTTATAAGAAAGAGATTGTCCACCTTGGTTTAGAAGATGATAATTTCGATAATGACATCAATCCTCTTGAAACAACAGGTGCTTACTTGTCACCAAAAGAGTTTAAAGAAGCTCTTCTCGACGAAGATACAGTCGTCCTTGATACTCGGAATGACTACGAGTACGATCTTGGTCACTTCCGTGGAGCTATTCGTCCAGACATCCGCAACTTCCGTGAATTGCCACAATGGGTCCGTGATAACAAGGAAAAATTCATGGACAAGCGTGTTGTCGTCTACTGTACTGGTGGAGTCCGTTGTGAGAAATTCTCAGGTTGGATGGTGCGTGAAGGTTACAAAGATGTTGGCCAATTGCATGGCGGAATTGCAACCTACGGGAAAGACCCAGAAGTTCAAGGCGAACTGTGGGATGGGAAGATGTACGTCTTTGACGAGCGGATTGCAGTCGACGTCAACCATGTCGATCCAAGCGTTGTCGGAAAAGACTGGTTTGATGGAACGCCATGTGAACGCTATGTCAACTGTGGAAATCCTTTCTGTAACCGTCGCATCTTGACCTCAGAAGAAAACGAAGACAAGTATCTTCGCGGATGTTCGCATGAGTGCCGGGTTCATCCTCGCAATCGTTATGTTGAAGAACACAACTTGTCACAAGCAGAAGTTCGTGAGCGTTTAGCGGTTATCGGTGAGACGCTTGATGGAGCACCTGCATAA